The proteins below come from a single Cannabis sativa cultivar Pink pepper isolate KNU-18-1 chromosome 3, ASM2916894v1, whole genome shotgun sequence genomic window:
- the LOC115709695 gene encoding GDSL esterase/lipase At5g62930 encodes MRPQILLFGDSITEQSFRPGGWGAALADTYSRKADVLVRGYGGYNTRWALFLLHHLFPLNVAKPPAAVTIFFGANDAAILGRTSERQHVPIDEYKENLRKIVLHLKECSPTVLIVLITPPPVDEEGRDDFARSLYGENARELPERTNEVTGVYAKQCVELAKEMGIRYIDLWTKMQETEGWKKKFLSDGLHLTPDGNAVVHQEVTRVFNEAWFSPVEMPFDFPHHSQIDGKNLEKIFQERCL; translated from the exons ATGAGGCCTCAGATCCTACTCTTTGGTGATTCAATCACTGAACAGTCCTTCAGACCTGGTGGCTGGGGTGCTGCTCTTGCTGATACTTACTCTCGCAAG GCTGATGTATTAGTTCGTGGATATGGTGGTTACAACACCAGATGGGCTTTGTTTTTGCTGCATCATCTATTCCCACTG AATGTTGCAAAGCCTCCCGCCGCAGTCACAATTTTCTTTGGTGCCAATGATGCAGCTATCTTAGGAAGGACAAGTGAACGACAACATGTTCCAATTGATGAGTACAAGGAGAATCTCAGAAAAATAGTTCTTCATTTGAAG GAATGCTCCCCAACTGTGTTGATTGTGCTTATTACTCCACCTCCTGTTGATGAGGAAGGGCGAGATGACTTTGCGAG ATCTTTATACGGCGAAAATGCTAGGGAATTACCTGAGAGGACAAATGAAGTAACAGGAGTCTATGCAAAGCAGTGTGTTGAACTAGCTAAAGAAATGGGAATTCGCTACATCGATCTATGGACCAAGATGCAGGAAACAGAAGGTTGGAAGAAGAAATTCCTAAG TGATGGTTTGCACCTGACACCAGATGGCAATGCTGTGGTACATCAAGAGGTCACCCGAGTTTTCAACGAAGCCTGGTTTTCTCCGGTGGAAATGCCATTCGATTTCCCTCACCACTCACAAATCGATGGGAAGAACCTCG